In Citrus sinensis cultivar Valencia sweet orange chromosome 2, DVS_A1.0, whole genome shotgun sequence, a single genomic region encodes these proteins:
- the LOC102606700 gene encoding uncharacterized protein LOC102606700 isoform X3, producing the protein MVEHQSCAGMINASAFCGIEQEVKGEGVNAIAEISAELQKERQKNALLMERISLLEAQIQERDTANGICLNATERYIRKFKRQKIETSDRNEDGKNINKNEMALKIKHERCMRSTGTNEEGRLVNWMSMNETQFSHFDKIKDGECAADCDDDTYETENEDDDCYEEDETKENDENIGSTNKTKELLLEQSFHPSAQREPIGPHGSQVSNEGTIENRKPPDVEVVHNQGNPRKVNKEEVIKIGEGKAPEEIFIPRKEVFGAGSGSIPVNKKPAKVPFCPREVKRILESDSLLLKNAQSHTIRKIIVFASLGIRHGCEDMYELDFNHFSILRKGEPYVSPKNPGQEHVLYENPGVRRKVFSPNRQNPTLCPVQILEEEKAMRPSDPSCPSCLFLCIKYGGRTRNLPQNEYVRQRMGRNKLKSFGPLMCQMAMLVHVRSGSFFFKTLAITLLFMAGFPNDLVQRETKYRNLDLLQKYYRTDDDAEREELFLPHQAASDTASLRSQQLIAKTTSTKSKVRKQSKTTSKPQNMPRSSIQQPAPSTTMPPIQFGLMGYASVQANALAGFQSMPSQTHADTPVITSSDTKVSYPNQTPYHMFPPQATNTFMPMLYWPPPNAFPPGSYPAPYGYQSFPFPANANYVSIHPQTYNNNLPSCSPFIPKVVEATAKNNNAALEESDGDSDSSSSSTYPKEAIASCK; encoded by the exons GGCATCTGTCTGAATGCAACAGAAAGGTACATCAGGAAATTCAAAAGACAGAAGATAGAAACAAGTGATCGTAATGAAGATGgaaaaaatatcaacaaaaatgaaatggcattaaagataaaacatGAAAGATGCATGCGCTCTACTGGTACAAATGAAGAAGGCCGCTTAGTCAACTGGATGAGCATGAATGAGACTCAATTTTCGCACTTTGATAAGATTAAAGATGGTGAATGTGCTGCAGATTGTGATGATGATACATATGAAACcgagaatgaagatgatgattgTTATGAAGAGGATGAAACTAAGGAAAACGACGAGAATATTGGAAGCACTAATAAAACAAAGGAACTGCTTCTTGAACAAAGCTTCCATCCAAGTGCTCAGAGAGAGCCAATAGGTCCGCATGGAAGCCAAGTATCAAATGAAGGTACAATCGAGAATCGAAAACCACCTGATGTAGAAGTAGTGCACAACCAAGGGAATCCAAGAAAAGTTAATAAAGAAGAAGTTATAAAAATTGGAGAGGGCAAGGCACCAGAAGAGATTTTTATCCCCAGGAAGGAGGTTTTTGGTGCAGGTTCTGGAAGCATACCAGTGAATAAAAAGCCTGCAAAGGTTCCATTCTGTCCGAGAGAAGTAAAGAGAATTCTTGAATCAGACTCCCTGTTATTGAAAAATGCTCAGTCCCACACCATTAGAAAAATCATAGTCTTTGCATCTCTTGGTATAAGGCATGGATGTGAAGATATGTATGAGTTAGACTTCAATCATTTTAGCATTTTGAGGAAGGGGGAACCATATGTATCTCCAAAGAACCCTGGG CAGGAGCATGTGCTATATGAGAACCCTGGAGTGAGGAGGAAAGTTTTCTCTCCAAATCGTCAGAACCCAACACTGTGCCCTGTTCAAATTCTCGAGGAGGAAAAGGCTATGCGCCCGTCTGATCCTAGCTGCCCCTCATGCTTGTTCTTATGCATCAAGTATGGTGGGAGGACAAGAAATCTTCCCCAAAATGA ATATGTCAGGCAGAGAATGGGAAGAAACAAGCTGAAATCTTTTGGCCCTCTTATGTGTCAAATGGCAATGCTAGTCCATGTTCGCAGCGGGAGCTTCTTCTTCAAGACCCTGGCCATCACTCTTTTGTTCATGGCCGGTTTTCCAAATGACCTTGTCCAAAGGGAAACAAAGTACCGAAATCTAGACTTGCTGCAAAAATATTACAG GACAGATGATGATGCTGAACGAGAGGAATTATTTCTTCCACATCAGGCAGCTTCTGATACT GCCAGTCTTCGTTCTCAGCAGTTGATTGCAAAGACAACTTCAACAAAATCTAAGGTCAGGAAACAATCAAAAACCACAAGTAAGCCTCAAAACATGCCAAGATCCTCAATTCAGCAGCCAGCACCTTCAACCACTATGCCTCCTATCCAGTTTGGGCTGATGGGCTATGCGTCTGTTCAAGCTAATGCCCTGGCAGGATTTCAATCTATGCCATCTCAGACTCATGCAGATACCCCAGTGATTACCAGTTCTGACACCAAAGTCTCCTACCCCAATCAAACCCCCTATCATATGTTCCCACCACAGGCCACAAATACATTCATGCCTATGTTATATTGGCCTCCACCAAATGCATTTCCTCCTGGTTCCTACCCAGCCCCATATGGTTACCAATCTTTTCCATTTCCAGCTAATGCAAATTATGTATCCATCCATCCACAAACATACAATAATAACCTTCCCTCCTGCAGTCCTTTTATCCCCAAGGTAGTCGAAGCTACTGCAAAGAACAATAACGCGGCCTTGGAGGAATCTGATGGTGACTCAGATAGCAGTTCAAGCAGCACATATCCGAAAGAGGCAATAGCAAGTTGCAAGTAG
- the LOC102606700 gene encoding uncharacterized protein LOC102606700 isoform X2, whose protein sequence is MVEHQSCAGMINASAFCGIEQEVKGEGVNAIAEISAELQKERQKNALLMERISLLEAQIQERDTANGICLNATERYIRKFKRQKIETSDRNEDGKNINKNEMALKIKHERCMRSTGTNEEGRLVNWMSMNETQFSHFDKIKDGECAADCDDDTYETENEDDDCYEEDETKENDENIGSTNKTKELLLEQSFHPSAQREPIGPHGSQVSNEGTIENRKPPDVEVVHNQGNPRKVNKEEVIKIGEGKAPEEIFIPRKEVFGAGSGSIPVNKKPAKVPFCPREVKRILESDSLLLKNAQSHTIRKIIVFASLGIRHGCEDMYELDFNHFSILRKGEPYVSPKNPGEHVLYENPGVRRKVFSPNRQNPTLCPVQILEEEKAMRPSDPSCPSCLFLCIKYGGRTRNLPQNEYVRQRMGRNKLKSFGPLMCQMAMLVHVRSGSFFFKTLAITLLFMAGFPNDLVQRETKYRNLDLLQKYYRTDDDAEREELFLPHQAASDTQASLRSQQLIAKTTSTKSKVRKQSKTTSKPQNMPRSSIQQPAPSTTMPPIQFGLMGYASVQANALAGFQSMPSQTHADTPVITSSDTKVSYPNQTPYHMFPPQATNTFMPMLYWPPPNAFPPGSYPAPYGYQSFPFPANANYVSIHPQTYNNNLPSCSPFIPKVVEATAKNNNAALEESDGDSDSSSSSTYPKEAIASCK, encoded by the exons GGCATCTGTCTGAATGCAACAGAAAGGTACATCAGGAAATTCAAAAGACAGAAGATAGAAACAAGTGATCGTAATGAAGATGgaaaaaatatcaacaaaaatgaaatggcattaaagataaaacatGAAAGATGCATGCGCTCTACTGGTACAAATGAAGAAGGCCGCTTAGTCAACTGGATGAGCATGAATGAGACTCAATTTTCGCACTTTGATAAGATTAAAGATGGTGAATGTGCTGCAGATTGTGATGATGATACATATGAAACcgagaatgaagatgatgattgTTATGAAGAGGATGAAACTAAGGAAAACGACGAGAATATTGGAAGCACTAATAAAACAAAGGAACTGCTTCTTGAACAAAGCTTCCATCCAAGTGCTCAGAGAGAGCCAATAGGTCCGCATGGAAGCCAAGTATCAAATGAAGGTACAATCGAGAATCGAAAACCACCTGATGTAGAAGTAGTGCACAACCAAGGGAATCCAAGAAAAGTTAATAAAGAAGAAGTTATAAAAATTGGAGAGGGCAAGGCACCAGAAGAGATTTTTATCCCCAGGAAGGAGGTTTTTGGTGCAGGTTCTGGAAGCATACCAGTGAATAAAAAGCCTGCAAAGGTTCCATTCTGTCCGAGAGAAGTAAAGAGAATTCTTGAATCAGACTCCCTGTTATTGAAAAATGCTCAGTCCCACACCATTAGAAAAATCATAGTCTTTGCATCTCTTGGTATAAGGCATGGATGTGAAGATATGTATGAGTTAGACTTCAATCATTTTAGCATTTTGAGGAAGGGGGAACCATATGTATCTCCAAAGAACCCTGGG GAGCATGTGCTATATGAGAACCCTGGAGTGAGGAGGAAAGTTTTCTCTCCAAATCGTCAGAACCCAACACTGTGCCCTGTTCAAATTCTCGAGGAGGAAAAGGCTATGCGCCCGTCTGATCCTAGCTGCCCCTCATGCTTGTTCTTATGCATCAAGTATGGTGGGAGGACAAGAAATCTTCCCCAAAATGA ATATGTCAGGCAGAGAATGGGAAGAAACAAGCTGAAATCTTTTGGCCCTCTTATGTGTCAAATGGCAATGCTAGTCCATGTTCGCAGCGGGAGCTTCTTCTTCAAGACCCTGGCCATCACTCTTTTGTTCATGGCCGGTTTTCCAAATGACCTTGTCCAAAGGGAAACAAAGTACCGAAATCTAGACTTGCTGCAAAAATATTACAG GACAGATGATGATGCTGAACGAGAGGAATTATTTCTTCCACATCAGGCAGCTTCTGATACT CAGGCCAGTCTTCGTTCTCAGCAGTTGATTGCAAAGACAACTTCAACAAAATCTAAGGTCAGGAAACAATCAAAAACCACAAGTAAGCCTCAAAACATGCCAAGATCCTCAATTCAGCAGCCAGCACCTTCAACCACTATGCCTCCTATCCAGTTTGGGCTGATGGGCTATGCGTCTGTTCAAGCTAATGCCCTGGCAGGATTTCAATCTATGCCATCTCAGACTCATGCAGATACCCCAGTGATTACCAGTTCTGACACCAAAGTCTCCTACCCCAATCAAACCCCCTATCATATGTTCCCACCACAGGCCACAAATACATTCATGCCTATGTTATATTGGCCTCCACCAAATGCATTTCCTCCTGGTTCCTACCCAGCCCCATATGGTTACCAATCTTTTCCATTTCCAGCTAATGCAAATTATGTATCCATCCATCCACAAACATACAATAATAACCTTCCCTCCTGCAGTCCTTTTATCCCCAAGGTAGTCGAAGCTACTGCAAAGAACAATAACGCGGCCTTGGAGGAATCTGATGGTGACTCAGATAGCAGTTCAAGCAGCACATATCCGAAAGAGGCAATAGCAAGTTGCAAGTAG
- the LOC102606700 gene encoding uncharacterized protein LOC102606700 isoform X1, which translates to MVEHQSCAGMINASAFCGIEQEVKGEGVNAIAEISAELQKERQKNALLMERISLLEAQIQERDTANGICLNATERYIRKFKRQKIETSDRNEDGKNINKNEMALKIKHERCMRSTGTNEEGRLVNWMSMNETQFSHFDKIKDGECAADCDDDTYETENEDDDCYEEDETKENDENIGSTNKTKELLLEQSFHPSAQREPIGPHGSQVSNEGTIENRKPPDVEVVHNQGNPRKVNKEEVIKIGEGKAPEEIFIPRKEVFGAGSGSIPVNKKPAKVPFCPREVKRILESDSLLLKNAQSHTIRKIIVFASLGIRHGCEDMYELDFNHFSILRKGEPYVSPKNPGQEHVLYENPGVRRKVFSPNRQNPTLCPVQILEEEKAMRPSDPSCPSCLFLCIKYGGRTRNLPQNEYVRQRMGRNKLKSFGPLMCQMAMLVHVRSGSFFFKTLAITLLFMAGFPNDLVQRETKYRNLDLLQKYYRTDDDAEREELFLPHQAASDTQASLRSQQLIAKTTSTKSKVRKQSKTTSKPQNMPRSSIQQPAPSTTMPPIQFGLMGYASVQANALAGFQSMPSQTHADTPVITSSDTKVSYPNQTPYHMFPPQATNTFMPMLYWPPPNAFPPGSYPAPYGYQSFPFPANANYVSIHPQTYNNNLPSCSPFIPKVVEATAKNNNAALEESDGDSDSSSSSTYPKEAIASCK; encoded by the exons GGCATCTGTCTGAATGCAACAGAAAGGTACATCAGGAAATTCAAAAGACAGAAGATAGAAACAAGTGATCGTAATGAAGATGgaaaaaatatcaacaaaaatgaaatggcattaaagataaaacatGAAAGATGCATGCGCTCTACTGGTACAAATGAAGAAGGCCGCTTAGTCAACTGGATGAGCATGAATGAGACTCAATTTTCGCACTTTGATAAGATTAAAGATGGTGAATGTGCTGCAGATTGTGATGATGATACATATGAAACcgagaatgaagatgatgattgTTATGAAGAGGATGAAACTAAGGAAAACGACGAGAATATTGGAAGCACTAATAAAACAAAGGAACTGCTTCTTGAACAAAGCTTCCATCCAAGTGCTCAGAGAGAGCCAATAGGTCCGCATGGAAGCCAAGTATCAAATGAAGGTACAATCGAGAATCGAAAACCACCTGATGTAGAAGTAGTGCACAACCAAGGGAATCCAAGAAAAGTTAATAAAGAAGAAGTTATAAAAATTGGAGAGGGCAAGGCACCAGAAGAGATTTTTATCCCCAGGAAGGAGGTTTTTGGTGCAGGTTCTGGAAGCATACCAGTGAATAAAAAGCCTGCAAAGGTTCCATTCTGTCCGAGAGAAGTAAAGAGAATTCTTGAATCAGACTCCCTGTTATTGAAAAATGCTCAGTCCCACACCATTAGAAAAATCATAGTCTTTGCATCTCTTGGTATAAGGCATGGATGTGAAGATATGTATGAGTTAGACTTCAATCATTTTAGCATTTTGAGGAAGGGGGAACCATATGTATCTCCAAAGAACCCTGGG CAGGAGCATGTGCTATATGAGAACCCTGGAGTGAGGAGGAAAGTTTTCTCTCCAAATCGTCAGAACCCAACACTGTGCCCTGTTCAAATTCTCGAGGAGGAAAAGGCTATGCGCCCGTCTGATCCTAGCTGCCCCTCATGCTTGTTCTTATGCATCAAGTATGGTGGGAGGACAAGAAATCTTCCCCAAAATGA ATATGTCAGGCAGAGAATGGGAAGAAACAAGCTGAAATCTTTTGGCCCTCTTATGTGTCAAATGGCAATGCTAGTCCATGTTCGCAGCGGGAGCTTCTTCTTCAAGACCCTGGCCATCACTCTTTTGTTCATGGCCGGTTTTCCAAATGACCTTGTCCAAAGGGAAACAAAGTACCGAAATCTAGACTTGCTGCAAAAATATTACAG GACAGATGATGATGCTGAACGAGAGGAATTATTTCTTCCACATCAGGCAGCTTCTGATACT CAGGCCAGTCTTCGTTCTCAGCAGTTGATTGCAAAGACAACTTCAACAAAATCTAAGGTCAGGAAACAATCAAAAACCACAAGTAAGCCTCAAAACATGCCAAGATCCTCAATTCAGCAGCCAGCACCTTCAACCACTATGCCTCCTATCCAGTTTGGGCTGATGGGCTATGCGTCTGTTCAAGCTAATGCCCTGGCAGGATTTCAATCTATGCCATCTCAGACTCATGCAGATACCCCAGTGATTACCAGTTCTGACACCAAAGTCTCCTACCCCAATCAAACCCCCTATCATATGTTCCCACCACAGGCCACAAATACATTCATGCCTATGTTATATTGGCCTCCACCAAATGCATTTCCTCCTGGTTCCTACCCAGCCCCATATGGTTACCAATCTTTTCCATTTCCAGCTAATGCAAATTATGTATCCATCCATCCACAAACATACAATAATAACCTTCCCTCCTGCAGTCCTTTTATCCCCAAGGTAGTCGAAGCTACTGCAAAGAACAATAACGCGGCCTTGGAGGAATCTGATGGTGACTCAGATAGCAGTTCAAGCAGCACATATCCGAAAGAGGCAATAGCAAGTTGCAAGTAG